One Aegilops tauschii subsp. strangulata cultivar AL8/78 chromosome 7, Aet v6.0, whole genome shotgun sequence genomic window carries:
- the LOC109777904 gene encoding alpha-soluble NSF attachment protein 2, whose translation MGDHEARGDDTERKADKKLSGWGLFGSKYEDAADLYDKAANFFKLSKNWNRAASVYIKIANCHLKGDSKHEAASAYVEAANCYKKFSPQEAAQALDQAVNLFLEIGRLSMAARYCKDIGEIYQQEQDLEKASDYLERAADLFDSEGQTSQSNTIKQKVAEIAAQLEQYPKATEIFEEIARQSINNNLLKYSVRGILLNAGICQLCRADAVAIQNSLERYQEIDPTFSGTREYKLLADLAASMDDGDVAKFTDAIKEFDGMTRLDPWKTTLLLRAKNELKKQEDDEDDLT comes from the exons ATGGGGGACCACGAGGCGCGCGGTGACGACACGGAGAGGAAGGCGGATAAGAAGCTCTCCGGCTGGGGGCTCTTCGGCTCCAAGTACGAGGACGCCGCCGACCTATACGATAAGGCCGCCAACTTTTTCAAGCTTTCGAAGAACT GGAACCGAGCTGCATCTGTGTATATCAAGATTGCTAATTGCCATCTGAAG GGTGATAGTAAGCATGAAGCTGCCTCAGCTTATGTGGAAGCTGCAAACTGCTACAAAAAATTCTCACCTCAGG AAGCTGCGCAAGCGCTAGACCAGGCTGTTAATCTTTTTCTGGAAATTGGTAGATTGAGCATGGCTGCAAGATACTGCAAG GACATTGGTGAGATTTATCAGCAAGAACAAGATTTGGAGAAGGCTTCAGATTACCTAGAAAGGGCCGCTGATCTTTTCGACAGTGAAGGACAGACATCTCAATCAAACACCATTAAGCAGAAAGTTGCAGAAATTGCTGCGCAGTTGGAACA GTACCCAAAGGCAACTGAGATTTTTGAAGAAATTGCTCGTCAATCAATTAACAACAATCTGCTGAAGTATAGTGTCAGAGGCATCCTCCTTAATGCAGGGATCTGCCAACTATGTAGAGCTGATGCTGTTGCTATACAAAATTCATTGGAGAGATACCAG GAAATCGATCCGACTTTCTCAGGAACTCGTGAATACAAACTTTTAGCT GATCTTGCTGCATCAATGGACGACGGAGATGTTGCCAAATTTACTGATGCCATCAAGGAATTTGACGGCATGACACGCCTG GATCCTTGGAAAACGACACTGCTGCTGAGGGCAAAGAATGAGCTGAAGAAGCAAGAGGACGATGAGGATGATCTAACCTAA